In one Cardinium endosymbiont of Dermatophagoides farinae genomic region, the following are encoded:
- a CDS encoding SMI1/KNR4 family protein: MSKNRLELGFAITNDIFSSSIKKLGMNINSFDQYELKGYKEFLNKYGSICRTSFDIYKCELSEYEYLDDKIKESNIDKKVNVITSTQILFHRSIKKLGRNEKNYWLISKDQDIQYCINLEKNSNLGHVFCVDSSGNLVHFAKDFSEFLDKFLISLKNVFKNKHFCSYYTKCMGVPGPVPLSV, from the coding sequence TTGAGCAAAAATAGACTTGAATTAGGGTTTGCTATAACTAATGATATATTTAGTTCGTCAATTAAAAAACTAGGCATGAATATCAATAGTTTTGATCAATATGAATTGAAAGGGTATAAGGAGTTTTTAAATAAATATGGATCTATATGTCGTACATCTTTCGATATATATAAATGTGAACTTAGTGAATATGAATATCTAGATGATAAGATTAAGGAAAGTAATATAGACAAGAAAGTTAATGTCATAACATCAACTCAAATTTTATTTCATCGTTCTATTAAGAAACTAGGAAGAAATGAGAAAAATTATTGGTTAATATCTAAAGATCAAGATATTCAATATTGTATAAATTTAGAAAAAAATTCTAATTTAGGCCATGTATTTTGTGTAGATAGTTCTGGTAATCTCGTACATTTTGCTAAAGATTTTTCAGAGTTTTTGGATAAATTTTTAATAAGTTTGAAAAATGTGTTCAAAAATAAACATTTCTGTTCATATTACACCAAATGTATGGGTGTACCTGGCCCTGTCCCATTAAGTGTGTAA
- a CDS encoding ankyrin repeat domain-containing protein encodes MLLDYGADPTYQDPRTNNTPLHYAADNMFFERTSQMYLTRYS; translated from the coding sequence TTGTTATTGGACTATGGTGCTGATCCTACATACCAAGACCCTAGGACAAATAATACGCCTTTGCATTATGCAGCAGATAATATGTTTTTTGAAAGAACTAGTCAGATGTATCTAACAAGATATTCATAG
- a CDS encoding TraM recognition domain-containing protein, whose product MGIGKNEIDLTINDNITPTILCIGNFPPAKSAFSPVISLLITICFKSMYGHNRTKSFVAIDELPTLYIPGLSEVPATARKYGISTISCIQSNAQLEDTYGNIVLKRYKVP is encoded by the coding sequence TTGGGTATTGGTAAAAATGAAATAGATTTAACTATCAACGATAATATTACTCCAACCATACTCTGTATAGGCAATTTTCCACCTGCCAAATCAGCTTTCAGTCCAGTTATATCCTTACTAATTACCATATGTTTTAAATCTATGTATGGCCACAATAGAACGAAGAGTTTTGTGGCCATAGATGAACTACCTACCTTATACATCCCAGGTCTTTCAGAAGTCCCAGCTACGGCAAGAAAGTACGGTATTAGTACCATTTCTTGCATACAATCGAATGCCCAACTAGAAGATACCTATGGAAATATAGTGCTAAAAAGATACAAGGTACCCTAA